Proteins from one Planctomyces sp. SH-PL62 genomic window:
- the dnaK gene encoding molecular chaperone DnaK, which yields MAEGEKIIGIDLGTTNSVVAVMEGGDVTVIPNQEGSRLTPSVVAFSSKGEILVGDPAKRQAITNPGGTIYSIKRFMGRRHEEVGSEETMIPYKIVGASSDYVKVHVNNKDYTPPEISALILRKLKEAAESYLGHKVRKAVITVPAYFNDSQRQATKDAGQIAGLEVARIINEPTAGALAYGLDKKKNEKIAVFDLGGGTFDISILDVADGVFEVLSTNGDTHLGGDDWDQALINHIADEFKKEQSIDLRKDAMALQRLKEAAEKAKKDLSFQAQADINLPFITADASGPKHLTMTITRAQFEKLTDSLFERCRGPVLKALDDAKLKPGQIDEVVMVGGSTRMPRVQQIVKDIFGKDPHKGVNPDEVVAVGAAIQGAVLTGEVKEVLLLDVTPLSLGLETKGGVMTVLVPRNTTIPTEKKETFTTAEDNQSAVTIKVFQGERPMAQDNRALGEFNLEGIPPARMGVPQIEVTFNIDANGLLNVTARDKATGKEHTIRIESSGGLSKDEIERMNRDAESHAAEDKKRRELVEAKNAAEQRVYQIEKLLEENKDKLGEADQSALRAAIDKVNEATKGEDAAAVNRAVDELSRAAQAMSEHLYAAAGAGAGGPGAGAGASPDGATAEAAGGSGSKPDDVIDVEFEEKK from the coding sequence GTGGCGGAAGGTGAGAAGATCATCGGCATCGACCTGGGGACGACCAACAGCGTGGTTGCGGTCATGGAAGGGGGCGACGTCACCGTCATTCCCAACCAGGAAGGAAGCCGGCTGACTCCCTCGGTCGTGGCCTTCTCGTCGAAGGGGGAGATCCTCGTCGGCGACCCGGCCAAGCGGCAAGCCATCACCAACCCGGGCGGGACGATCTACTCGATCAAGCGGTTCATGGGCCGCCGCCACGAGGAGGTCGGATCCGAGGAGACGATGATCCCCTACAAGATCGTCGGGGCTTCGTCCGATTACGTGAAGGTCCACGTCAACAACAAGGACTACACGCCTCCCGAGATCTCGGCCCTGATCCTCCGCAAGCTGAAGGAGGCCGCCGAGAGCTACCTTGGCCACAAGGTGCGTAAGGCGGTCATCACGGTCCCGGCGTACTTCAACGACAGCCAGCGTCAAGCGACCAAGGACGCCGGCCAGATCGCCGGCCTGGAAGTCGCGCGGATCATCAACGAGCCGACGGCCGGGGCCCTCGCGTACGGGCTCGACAAGAAGAAGAACGAGAAGATCGCGGTCTTCGACCTCGGCGGCGGCACCTTCGACATCTCGATCCTCGACGTGGCCGACGGCGTCTTCGAGGTCCTCTCCACCAACGGCGACACCCACCTGGGCGGGGACGACTGGGACCAGGCGCTCATCAACCACATCGCCGACGAGTTCAAGAAGGAGCAATCCATCGACCTCCGTAAGGATGCGATGGCGCTCCAGCGCCTCAAGGAAGCCGCCGAGAAGGCCAAGAAAGACCTCTCGTTCCAGGCGCAGGCCGACATCAACCTGCCGTTCATCACGGCCGACGCATCGGGCCCCAAGCACCTGACGATGACAATCACCCGCGCCCAATTCGAGAAGCTGACCGACAGCCTCTTCGAACGCTGCCGCGGACCCGTCCTCAAGGCGCTCGACGACGCCAAGCTCAAGCCGGGGCAGATCGACGAGGTCGTGATGGTGGGCGGCTCGACCCGCATGCCGCGCGTCCAGCAGATCGTCAAGGACATCTTCGGCAAGGACCCGCACAAGGGGGTCAACCCGGACGAGGTCGTCGCCGTCGGCGCGGCCATCCAGGGCGCGGTGCTTACCGGCGAAGTCAAGGAAGTGCTCCTCCTCGACGTCACCCCGCTGTCGCTCGGCCTGGAGACCAAGGGGGGCGTCATGACCGTCCTGGTCCCGCGAAACACGACGATCCCGACCGAGAAGAAGGAGACCTTCACGACCGCCGAGGACAACCAGTCGGCCGTGACCATCAAGGTGTTCCAGGGCGAACGGCCGATGGCCCAGGACAATCGGGCGCTCGGCGAGTTCAACCTGGAAGGGATTCCGCCCGCCAGGATGGGCGTACCTCAGATCGAGGTGACCTTCAACATCGACGCTAACGGCTTGCTCAACGTCACCGCCCGCGACAAGGCGACCGGCAAGGAGCATACGATCCGGATCGAATCCTCCGGCGGCCTGAGCAAGGACGAGATCGAGCGGATGAACCGCGACGCCGAGTCGCACGCGGCCGAGGACAAGAAGCGCCGCGAGTTGGTCGAGGCCAAGAACGCTGCCGAGCAACGGGTCTACCAGATCGAGAAGTTGCTCGAAGAGAACAAGGATAAGCTCGGCGAGGCCGACCAGTCGGCCCTCCGCGCGGCCATCGACAAGGTCAACGAGGCCACTAAGGGCGAGGACGCCGCCGCCGTCAACCGAGCGGTGGACGAACTCTCCCGTGCCGCTCAGGCCATGTCCGAACATCTCTACGCTGCCGCGGGAGCAGGAGCGGGAGGTCCGGGAGCGGGTGCCGGGGCCTCGCCCGACGGTGCGACCGCCGAGGCCGCCGGCGGGTCCGGTTCCAAGCCGGACGACGTGATCGACGTCGAATTCGAAGAGAAGAAGTAA
- the pheA gene encoding prephenate dehydratase: MARKSSSPVRSTASSTGTAAEPADVKKAPSLSSLRSEIDRLDKDLVTILNRRAEIAVQIGKVKSSNGLEVFSAAREEEVLAKVLGASQGPLPQDTLRLIFRELMSGTRALQRTLRVACLGPKYSYSHLASVAKFGEAVEHVPVGSIAAVFEEVNRRHVQFGIVPLENSTDGRIADTLDMFTKLPNLKIRAEVRLRIHHCLLGRCEWSQMRRVYSKSQALSQCRNWLGKNLPQAAKIEVVSTAAAAELAQREEFAGAVASKPAGQAYRLNVLAENIEDQANNVTRFAVIAETAEARTGRDKTTLMARIPNDPGSLVKTIAPLEKLGVNMTWIESFPIAAAAGDKNPSYLFFLDIEGHSEDVLVQKAIDTIRRRCERLDVLGSYPRSEIVES, from the coding sequence ATGGCCCGCAAGTCCTCATCGCCCGTCCGTTCCACCGCCTCGTCGACCGGCACGGCGGCCGAGCCCGCGGACGTGAAGAAAGCCCCGTCTCTGTCCTCGCTGCGAAGCGAGATCGACCGCCTCGACAAGGATTTGGTCACGATCCTGAATCGCCGAGCGGAGATCGCCGTCCAGATCGGTAAGGTCAAGAGCTCGAATGGCCTTGAGGTTTTCTCGGCCGCTCGGGAGGAAGAAGTTCTGGCCAAGGTTCTGGGGGCCAGCCAGGGGCCCCTTCCCCAGGACACTCTCCGTTTGATTTTCCGCGAGCTGATGAGTGGGACGCGCGCCTTGCAGCGGACGCTGCGGGTCGCCTGCCTGGGGCCGAAATACAGCTACAGCCATCTCGCCTCCGTCGCCAAGTTCGGCGAGGCCGTCGAACATGTTCCCGTGGGCTCGATCGCCGCCGTTTTCGAGGAGGTCAACCGACGGCATGTCCAGTTCGGCATCGTGCCGCTCGAGAACTCGACGGACGGCCGGATCGCCGACACCCTGGATATGTTCACCAAGCTGCCCAATCTTAAGATCCGGGCCGAGGTGCGTTTGCGAATCCACCACTGCCTGCTCGGTCGGTGCGAGTGGAGCCAGATGAGGCGAGTGTATTCGAAATCCCAGGCGCTCTCGCAGTGCCGGAACTGGCTTGGGAAGAACCTGCCGCAGGCCGCCAAGATCGAGGTCGTTTCCACGGCCGCCGCTGCGGAACTCGCCCAGCGTGAGGAATTCGCGGGGGCTGTGGCGAGCAAGCCCGCCGGCCAGGCTTATCGGCTCAACGTGCTCGCCGAGAATATTGAAGACCAGGCGAACAACGTGACGCGATTCGCAGTGATCGCGGAGACCGCCGAGGCTCGTACCGGCCGAGATAAGACGACCTTGATGGCCCGGATTCCGAACGATCCCGGCTCGCTCGTCAAAACCATCGCCCCGCTGGAGAAGCTGGGCGTCAATATGACCTGGATCGAATCGTTCCCCATCGCCGCCGCCGCCGGCGACAAGAACCCGTCCTATCTTTTCTTTCTCGACATCGAGGGACACTCCGAGGACGTCCTGGTGCAGAAGGCGATCGACACCATCCGTCGTCGTTGCGAGCGACTCGATGTCCTCGGCTCGTATCCTCGCAGCGAGATCGTCGAAAGCTGA
- a CDS encoding D-amino acid aminotransferase — protein MGDLACVNGELMAPEQATVPIYDRGFLFGDSVYEVCRIYRGRCWLEADHLLRLKRSLKELDFPPYDLDQLVARIYRTIRASFVKEGLVYVQVTRGVARRTHAFPNPPVPPTEVIIVMPFDDGPSAALRKTGVPVVSRPDLRWKRCDIKTTNLLGNVLANNSAHREGAYEAVLVDHEGHVTEATHTSLLWCREGRIEATPEGHEILIGMTRHLTERLAAKIGIPFVESRVTLAELQAADEAILVGTSTEIMPIATIDGKPIGSGKPGPITAKLQAAYKEELESWLDEAASFETKKASAKLS, from the coding sequence ATGGGTGACCTGGCTTGCGTCAATGGGGAATTGATGGCGCCCGAACAGGCGACCGTCCCGATCTATGATCGCGGCTTTCTGTTCGGAGATTCGGTGTACGAGGTCTGCCGAATCTACCGGGGCCGTTGTTGGCTGGAAGCCGACCACCTGCTGAGACTCAAGCGGAGCCTGAAGGAACTGGATTTCCCCCCCTACGACCTCGACCAACTCGTGGCGCGCATCTATCGCACGATCCGGGCGAGCTTCGTCAAGGAGGGCCTGGTCTACGTCCAGGTCACTCGCGGCGTCGCACGCCGGACCCACGCATTCCCGAACCCGCCCGTCCCGCCGACCGAGGTCATCATCGTCATGCCCTTCGACGACGGTCCCTCCGCCGCTCTCCGAAAGACGGGGGTCCCGGTCGTCAGCCGTCCCGATCTCCGCTGGAAGCGCTGCGATATCAAGACGACAAATCTGCTTGGGAACGTCCTCGCCAACAATTCGGCGCATCGCGAAGGGGCGTATGAAGCCGTGTTGGTCGACCATGAAGGCCATGTCACCGAGGCCACCCACACCTCGCTCCTTTGGTGCCGGGAAGGACGCATCGAGGCGACGCCGGAAGGTCATGAGATCCTCATCGGCATGACCCGTCACCTGACGGAGCGTCTGGCCGCCAAGATCGGCATCCCTTTCGTCGAATCTCGCGTGACGCTCGCTGAACTCCAGGCGGCCGACGAGGCGATTCTCGTAGGGACCTCGACCGAGATCATGCCCATCGCCACGATCGACGGCAAGCCCATCGGATCCGGAAAGCCGGGTCCGATCACGGCGAAGCTCCAGGCGGCTTACAAAGAAGAGCTCGAGTCCTGGCTCGACGAGGCGGCTTCCTTCGAGACGAAGAAAGCCTCGGCGAAGCTCTCATGA
- a CDS encoding ABC transporter permease, with product MLRNSPFFQLYLARLREFIRQPARIFWVYGFPMLLAIVLGFAFQSRPPAPVEVDVVAGRGLAKVEAAVAAHNSAGNWTDFVSAPRVVLKVYPEPEALARLRTGRTPIVVSPGEEGSVSYRFDPTRPEAAAARQTVDDVIQKAAGRVDPIATRDELVTEPGSRYIDFLIPGLIGLNAMGGGLWGVGFFLVNLRIAKLLKCYVATPMPRRDFLGAILASRLTFLLPDLGVLLLLGVVVFQMPIRGSLALIVLLDVVGALAFAGLGLLIASRAATTETVSGLMNLVMMPMWLLSGVFFSSDRFPAVVQPLIQTLPLTQLVGGLRLVILEGAGLGRFEVARALAILAAWAVGTFWLALRMFKWS from the coding sequence ATGCTTCGCAACTCGCCCTTCTTCCAGCTCTATCTCGCCCGCCTTCGCGAGTTCATCCGACAGCCTGCGCGGATCTTCTGGGTCTACGGCTTCCCGATGCTTCTGGCAATCGTGTTGGGCTTTGCTTTTCAGAGCCGACCGCCTGCTCCCGTGGAGGTGGACGTCGTCGCGGGGCGGGGGCTCGCAAAAGTCGAGGCCGCCGTCGCCGCGCACAATTCGGCCGGGAATTGGACCGATTTCGTCTCAGCACCCAGGGTGGTCCTCAAGGTCTATCCCGAGCCCGAGGCTCTAGCCCGACTGAGGACGGGGCGGACGCCGATCGTGGTCTCGCCGGGGGAAGAGGGAAGTGTCTCCTATCGCTTCGATCCGACTCGACCGGAGGCCGCCGCCGCGCGACAAACCGTCGACGATGTGATTCAGAAAGCCGCCGGTCGGGTCGATCCGATCGCGACGAGGGACGAGTTGGTGACGGAGCCCGGCTCCCGCTACATCGACTTTCTCATCCCCGGCCTGATCGGGCTGAATGCGATGGGAGGCGGGCTGTGGGGTGTCGGCTTTTTCCTGGTCAACCTTCGAATTGCGAAGCTGCTGAAGTGCTACGTCGCCACCCCCATGCCACGTCGCGACTTCCTCGGAGCCATCCTCGCATCGCGACTCACCTTCCTACTGCCGGACCTCGGAGTTCTCCTCTTACTGGGCGTCGTCGTGTTCCAGATGCCTATCCGGGGTAGCCTTGCGCTGATTGTTCTGCTGGACGTCGTCGGAGCGCTGGCGTTCGCCGGACTCGGACTCTTGATCGCCAGCCGGGCCGCCACGACGGAGACCGTCAGTGGGCTCATGAACCTCGTCATGATGCCGATGTGGCTCCTTTCCGGGGTCTTCTTCTCCTCGGATCGGTTCCCCGCCGTCGTCCAGCCGCTCATCCAGACTCTACCGCTCACCCAATTGGTCGGCGGCCTTCGTCTGGTCATCCTGGAGGGGGCCGGCCTGGGGCGATTCGAGGTCGCACGCGCCCTGGCGATCCTCGCCGCCTGGGCCGTCGGGACTTTCTGGCTGGCGTTGCGAATGTTCAAGTGGTCGTGA
- a CDS encoding ABC transporter ATP-binding protein, whose product MTTVPAIRVKDLRKQYPGRDGPVDAVAGIDLEIGQGECFGLLGPNGAGKTTTVEILEGLNRPTSGDVEILGRRWDHDPSDIRERIGVTLQETRFPEKETVRELLTVFRSFYRQGLTVDEAIARVSLETKANSLVEQLSGGQQQRLAVAVGLIGDPEILFLDEPTTGLDPQSRRQLWDVILDLRGRGRTVLLTTHYMDEAERLCDRVAVIDQGRIIAIGSPAELIARLGGEHVVEFAVDEGDSLDLDPFSALDSVRAARAEADGYSLTVGEPHRAIPALLGALATNGRRLARLTTRHVSLEDVFVALTGRHLRDDEVAEPGAESRSGRRGRRRSRTSR is encoded by the coding sequence GTGACGACGGTGCCGGCAATTCGCGTCAAGGACTTGCGCAAGCAGTATCCAGGCCGCGACGGCCCCGTCGACGCCGTCGCCGGCATCGACCTGGAGATCGGTCAGGGCGAGTGCTTCGGCCTCCTCGGGCCTAACGGAGCCGGCAAGACCACGACCGTCGAGATTCTCGAGGGTCTGAATCGGCCGACCTCCGGCGACGTGGAGATTCTCGGCCGGCGCTGGGATCATGATCCCTCTGACATACGTGAACGGATCGGAGTCACGCTACAGGAGACGCGATTCCCCGAGAAGGAGACCGTCCGGGAACTTTTGACCGTCTTTCGCAGCTTCTATCGCCAGGGACTGACGGTCGACGAGGCCATCGCGAGAGTGTCGCTCGAAACCAAGGCCAACTCACTGGTGGAACAGCTCTCGGGCGGGCAGCAGCAGCGCCTTGCGGTCGCGGTCGGGCTGATCGGAGACCCCGAAATCCTCTTCCTGGACGAACCGACGACGGGCCTGGATCCGCAGTCTCGTCGACAACTCTGGGACGTGATCCTCGACCTTCGAGGTCGTGGCCGCACCGTCCTGCTTACCACCCATTACATGGATGAGGCCGAACGTCTCTGCGATCGAGTGGCCGTGATCGACCAGGGGCGGATCATCGCGATCGGCTCGCCTGCCGAGTTGATCGCCAGGCTCGGCGGCGAGCACGTCGTGGAGTTCGCCGTCGATGAGGGAGATTCGCTCGATCTCGACCCTTTCTCCGCTCTCGACTCCGTGCGCGCGGCGCGCGCCGAGGCGGACGGCTATTCTCTGACGGTCGGCGAGCCGCACCGAGCCATCCCGGCCCTTCTCGGGGCACTGGCGACGAACGGCCGACGACTCGCCCGCCTCACGACCCGCCATGTCAGTCTTGAAGACGTCTTCGTCGCCCTGACCGGGCGCCACCTCCGCGACGACGAGGTGGCGGAACCGGGCGCAGAATCTCGAAGCGGACGACGCGGCAGGCGTCGCTCTCGCACCTCCCGGTGA
- a CDS encoding glucose-1-phosphate adenylyltransferase encodes MPRVISLILGGGRGTRLYPLTKSRSKPAVPIAGKYRLIDIPVSNCIHSGLHRIFVVTQFNSVSLHRHIYNTYKFDPFEGGFVEILAAQQTMQNESWYQGTADAVRRNIPYFTDKDYDLVLILSGDQLYRMNFQEMIKTHIDNKAVVTIAALPVPESEARSCGIMRIQADGRVIDFEEKPKTQEKLNRVRTDPNWLEKLGLKAHGRPYLASMGIYVFNTKTLVDLLATSTATDFGHELLPQTISQQRVQAHLFDGYWEDIGTVGAFHQANVDLTLDHPPFDFTLGEQPIFTRPRYLPSSRILGSTIRNSLICDGCVIGRGSVIENSVIGVRSIIGDNVTIRDSYLMGADWYEQPADVRRNQGEGLVNLGVGAGAVVERAIVDKNSRIGRNVKVLNETGIVDSEECDTHVIRDGVVVVPRNTMLQDGFGI; translated from the coding sequence ATGCCTCGGGTCATCTCGTTGATCTTGGGAGGGGGGAGGGGCACTCGCCTCTACCCGCTGACCAAGTCGCGGAGCAAGCCCGCGGTGCCGATCGCCGGGAAGTACCGTCTTATCGACATCCCCGTGTCGAACTGCATTCACTCCGGGCTGCACCGCATTTTCGTCGTCACCCAGTTCAACTCCGTGAGCCTCCACCGGCACATCTACAACACCTACAAGTTCGACCCGTTCGAGGGAGGCTTCGTCGAAATCCTGGCCGCCCAGCAGACGATGCAGAACGAGTCGTGGTATCAGGGTACCGCCGACGCTGTGCGTCGGAACATCCCTTACTTCACCGACAAGGACTATGACCTGGTCCTGATTCTCTCGGGCGATCAGCTCTACCGGATGAATTTCCAGGAGATGATCAAGACCCACATCGACAACAAGGCCGTCGTGACGATCGCCGCGTTGCCGGTGCCCGAGTCGGAAGCTCGCTCCTGCGGAATCATGCGGATCCAGGCCGACGGCCGGGTCATCGACTTCGAAGAGAAGCCGAAGACGCAGGAGAAGCTCAATCGGGTCCGCACCGACCCCAACTGGCTTGAGAAGCTGGGCCTCAAGGCCCATGGTCGTCCTTATCTCGCCAGCATGGGGATCTACGTCTTCAACACCAAGACGCTCGTGGACCTGCTCGCCACCAGCACCGCGACCGACTTCGGCCACGAACTGCTCCCCCAGACGATCAGCCAGCAGCGCGTGCAGGCGCACCTGTTCGACGGATACTGGGAAGACATCGGCACCGTCGGCGCCTTCCACCAGGCTAACGTCGACCTTACCCTGGACCATCCCCCGTTCGATTTCACGCTCGGCGAGCAGCCGATCTTCACGAGGCCCCGATACCTTCCGAGTTCGCGGATTCTCGGTTCCACGATCAGGAACAGCTTGATCTGCGACGGCTGCGTGATCGGTCGAGGCTCGGTGATCGAGAATTCCGTGATCGGCGTCCGATCGATCATCGGCGACAACGTGACCATTCGCGACTCTTACCTGATGGGGGCTGACTGGTATGAACAGCCCGCCGACGTCCGTCGGAATCAAGGCGAGGGGCTGGTCAACCTCGGCGTCGGCGCCGGTGCCGTCGTTGAGCGAGCGATCGTCGACAAGAATTCGCGAATCGGCCGCAACGTCAAGGTGCTCAACGAAACAGGAATCGTCGACTCGGAGGAATGCGACACGCACGTCATTCGTGACGGTGTCGTCGTGGTTCCGCGAAATACGATGCTACAGGACGGCTTCGGGATCTGA
- a CDS encoding DUF6793 family protein, translating into MPLFEVETTSHIMIAFAESEASARTFAQTNYPTEEILRVSQRPRDAWVISKNLLGLQADVDPCSTARECLANAAGDKLHAVRLYMHKTGSDLEQARKVVESNMSRGW; encoded by the coding sequence ATGCCTCTCTTCGAGGTCGAGACGACGTCGCATATCATGATCGCATTCGCCGAGAGCGAAGCCTCAGCCCGGACGTTCGCCCAGACGAACTACCCGACGGAGGAGATCCTTCGCGTCTCGCAACGCCCGCGCGACGCCTGGGTGATTTCCAAGAATCTCCTGGGCCTCCAGGCCGATGTGGACCCGTGCTCGACGGCCCGCGAGTGCCTGGCGAATGCGGCGGGCGACAAGCTTCACGCCGTGCGCCTCTACATGCACAAGACCGGGTCGGACCTGGAACAGGCCCGGAAGGTGGTTGAATCGAACATGTCGCGCGGATGGTGA